AATTTGCGCAGACTTTCCCATTGCCGCAACAAAGAAAAAAAGTGCTACAATATTAGCATAATTTGCGAACTCATTTAATTCACTCAAATTGGTTTGGAGTTGTAAATATTGCAAACTACCACCTAACCAAAACAAAAACCCAGTTCCTAAGATAAAACCAACGTCACCAATTCGGTTTAAGATAAATGCTTTCATTCCCGCTTCGGCGGCCGAATTTTTATCATAGTCAAATCCAATGAGTAAATAAGAAGATAAACCGACTCCTTCCCATCCTAGAAAGGTAAGAACCAAGTTATCACTTAGAACCAGGTTTAACATACAAAATATGAATAAATTCAAATAAGCAAAGAATCGATTATATCCCGCATTTCCTTTCATATAACCCATCGAATACAAATGGATGAGGGATCCAATACCTGTAATGATGAGTGTCATATAAAGTGAAAGTTGGTCGATTTGGTAACCAAAAGAAGACCTAAAATTGCCAACCACAATCCAATCAAACACAGGAACTAAATGCGGTGCAGTTCTTTCCATAGGTCGATATTCGTTAAACGCAGCTAAGGTGATAAGAAAAGGTATGAACACAGCCAAAGTCCCAATGGCACCGGCAAACCGATGAGGGATTCGGTCTTTTAAAAGACCGTTGTGTAAAAAACCAAGGAGAGGAAGAAGGACAACTAACGGGAATAAGTCTAACATAAGATTACCATCTCATCGATTGGAGTTCATCCACATTGGTGGATTTTTTATGCCGGAAAATGGCAATCACAAGTGCCAGTCCCACAGCCGCTTCTGCCGCAGCAATTGCCATCACAAAGAATACAATTGTTTCCCCTGAAATATGGGAAAGTGCTTTGGAAAAGGTAACAAAAACTAAATTCACTGAATTTAAAATCAGTTCCACAGACATAAAGATGATGACGATGTTCCTTCGAATGAGAACTCCAAGAACACCAATGGAAAATAAAATTCCAGCAAGACCTAAGATGTATGTAACAGGGATTCCACTAATGAATTGGTTCATAACACGTTGTCCTTGGTTTGTTCAACTTCCGTGAGTCTTTTTTTGGCAAGAATCACTGCTCCAAGAACTGCCACGAGAAGTAAGATAGAAATCATTTCAAAAGGGAGTAAATAGTCCAAGTAAGTAGAGGCACCAACTGTCGCCACATTCCCCTTTGTTTTCACATTTCCTGTCCCTTGGATAGGAAATGAATACTCAGAAAGTTCATAACCTTTTCCCGTCTGGTCTGAATGAGGAACTCCCGTTGTGAGTGCGCTATATAACAAAAAGAAAAATCCTAATGCAAACACAGAAAGCAAAACCAAACGGATTGGATGTTTTCTATACCGAGACAAAGTTTCTGCTCGTTGCGAAAGTAACATCAAAACAAAAACAATGAGAACCATAATGGCACCTGCATACACTAACACCTGCATGGTGGCAATAAACAAAGCGCCCATAATTCCATATATCCCCGCCAAAGAAAAGAAGGTAAAAACAAGCGATACTGCCGAAACCACTGGATTTTTTTGGAAGATGACACTAAGTGCAGTTACCACAGTCACAGTTCCAAAAAAAATAAATAATAAAAAGGAAGGAGAAGATTCGATATTCATATAAATAATTTCATCCATCCTTCTTTCCAATAAACTGTGTAAATGGCAGCAAACATCACAGCAAATAAACCCCAAGGGATCATTTTTTTCCAACCCAGTTTCATGAGTTGGTCATAACGAAAACGAGGAAGAGTCCAACGAACCCAAATGAATAAAAAGGCAAAGAAAAGAACTTTTAAAATGAAAAATCCAAGTCCATAAAACGCTTGGTAATGCGAACCTGCTCCCAATTGAAAGGGAACATTGTATCCACCAAAAAAGAGTAAGGTGGTAAGGCAAGACATGGTGATCATGTTCATGTATTCAGCCAAAAAGAAAAGTGCGAACTTAAAAGCCCCGTATTCGGTATGAAAACCTACAACAAGTTCTGATTCCGCTTCGGCCAAGTCAAAAGGAAGTCGATTGGTTTCTGCAAACATCGCAGTCACATAAATAAAAAAGGCAACAAAACCAGGGGGGGACAAAATGTTCCACATGTCTTTTTGGGAATCGCTAATGTCTGTTAACTTTAGTGATCCTGTCATAATCACGATCACAACTATGGAAAGTCCCATAGGAAGTTCGTAACTAATCATCTGAGCCGTTGAGCGGACTCCACCAAGTAACGAATATTTGTTGTTACTGGACCAACCAGCAATCATAATCCCATACACAGAAAGAGATGAAATAGCAAGCATGTATAAAACCCCTGAATCGGGATTGGCAATTTGTAAATCAATGGTACTGACACCGGTAAGTGCCGTAAGCCATTCCGGCGCGGGAAGACTTCCCCCAAAAGGGATCACAGCCCAAGCCATAATGGCACAAGTCATAGAGATTGTGGGAGCCAAAAGATACATCCCTTTCGAAACGTTTTTTGGAAAAATTTCTTCTTTGGCGATGAATTTGATTCCGTCGGCAAGTGGTTGGAAAAGTCCAAAAATACCGGCCCGATTGGGACCAGGACGGTCTTGGATAAAACCAGCAAACTTACGTTCGGCGAGCGTATAATAGGCCACACCGGTTAGAATGACAAAAAAGAGTGAGAGGATTTTAATTCCCCAAGCAAGTATTAGAGCCCAGTCCATATTGTTTCGATGACCTTTAGTGAGAGATGCTCACTTCCTTTTTCAATCGAGCCGAGAACTCTCCTTTAAACTTTGTCATCGTAGGACGCACTGCCATGACACAAGCATCCGCTAACGGACAGATGGTGGTCCCACCTTCCATATTCCTAGACAAAGAAAAAATGAGTTCTACATCTTTTTCTGTTCCTTCTCCGATTTTAATTTTATGAAGAAGGTCTTTTACCCAATGTGTACCTTCACGACAAGGTGTACATTGGCCACAAGATTCATGAGAATAAAATTCTGCTAATCGGTAAGTGGTTTCCACAAGATCTGCCGATTCGGAAAGAATGATGACTGCCCCAGAACCTAACATTGATTTGAGAGAAGCTATGGATTCATAATCCATAGTGGCTGTCATAGCTTCTTCTGCCGTGAGAATGGGAGACGAACTCCCTCCTGGAATCACTGCTTTGAGAGTTCCATCGTTTTTAATCCCACCACAAATATCGTAAATGAGTTCCTTCATGGGAGTACCCATTTCGACTTCATAAATTCCTGGTTTTTTCACATGTCCGCTGACTGCAAAAAGCCTAGTTCCTGGTGATTTTTCTGTCCCGATTTTTTTATATTCCTCGCCCGTCATACGAATGATATGCGGAACATTGCAAAATGTTTCCACATTGTTCACAACGG
This genomic stretch from Leptospira meyeri harbors:
- the nuoK gene encoding NADH-quinone oxidoreductase subunit NuoK, with translation MNQFISGIPVTYILGLAGILFSIGVLGVLIRRNIVIIFMSVELILNSVNLVFVTFSKALSHISGETIVFFVMAIAAAEAAVGLALVIAIFRHKKSTNVDELQSMRW
- a CDS encoding NADH-quinone oxidoreductase subunit J — translated: MDEIIYMNIESSPSFLLFIFFGTVTVVTALSVIFQKNPVVSAVSLVFTFFSLAGIYGIMGALFIATMQVLVYAGAIMVLIVFVLMLLSQRAETLSRYRKHPIRLVLLSVFALGFFFLLYSALTTGVPHSDQTGKGYELSEYSFPIQGTGNVKTKGNVATVGASTYLDYLLPFEMISILLLVAVLGAVILAKKRLTEVEQTKDNVL
- the nuoH gene encoding NADH-quinone oxidoreductase subunit NuoH; the protein is MDWALILAWGIKILSLFFVILTGVAYYTLAERKFAGFIQDRPGPNRAGIFGLFQPLADGIKFIAKEEIFPKNVSKGMYLLAPTISMTCAIMAWAVIPFGGSLPAPEWLTALTGVSTIDLQIANPDSGVLYMLAISSLSVYGIMIAGWSSNNKYSLLGGVRSTAQMISYELPMGLSIVVIVIMTGSLKLTDISDSQKDMWNILSPPGFVAFFIYVTAMFAETNRLPFDLAEAESELVVGFHTEYGAFKFALFFLAEYMNMITMSCLTTLLFFGGYNVPFQLGAGSHYQAFYGLGFFILKVLFFAFLFIWVRWTLPRFRYDQLMKLGWKKMIPWGLFAVMFAAIYTVYWKEGWMKLFI
- the nuoF gene encoding NADH-quinone oxidoreductase subunit NuoF codes for the protein MGLKTLLTTHIGAADSHTLNHYRSVGGYESQKKALTEMTAEQIVNDVKNSGLRGRGGAGFPTGNKWGFIPKTDKPKYLICNGDEGEPGTFKDRLLIEKFPHMLIEGMVIAAKAIDSHQGYIYIRGEFHKGIRIVEEAVEEAYKAGLLGKNILGLGYDFDLAVYSGAGAYICGEESALINSLEGRRGHPRLKPPFPAVSGLYACPTVVNNVETFCNVPHIIRMTGEEYKKIGTEKSPGTRLFAVSGHVKKPGIYEVEMGTPMKELIYDICGGIKNDGTLKAVIPGGSSSPILTAEEAMTATMDYESIASLKSMLGSGAVIILSESADLVETTYRLAEFYSHESCGQCTPCREGTHWVKDLLHKIKIGEGTEKDVELIFSLSRNMEGGTTICPLADACVMAVRPTMTKFKGEFSARLKKEVSISH